One Streptomyces hundungensis DNA segment encodes these proteins:
- the coaA gene encoding type I pantothenate kinase has product MITSPPRSAHRKPEATPYVDLTRAEWSALRDKTPLPLTADEVERLRGLGDVIDLDEVRDIYLPLSRLLNLYVGATANLRGTLNTFLGDAGNGHGTQHGTPFVIGVAGSVAVGKSTVARLLQALLARWPEHPRVELVTTDGFLYPMAELERRGLMSRKGFPESYDRRALTRFVADIKAGKDEVTAPVYSHLIYDIVPDERLVVRRPDILIVEGLNVLQPALPGQDGRTRVGLADYFDFSVYVDARTEDIETWYLNRFRKLRDTAFQNPFSYFRKYTQVSEEEALDYARTTWRTINRPNLVENVAPTRGRATLVVRKGPDHKIQKISLRKL; this is encoded by the coding sequence GTGATCACCTCGCCGCCCCGGAGCGCCCACCGCAAGCCGGAGGCGACTCCCTATGTGGACCTGACACGCGCGGAGTGGAGCGCTCTGCGCGACAAGACGCCGCTGCCGCTGACCGCCGACGAGGTCGAGCGACTGCGGGGGCTCGGCGACGTCATCGACCTCGACGAGGTCCGCGACATCTATCTGCCGCTGTCCCGGCTGCTCAACCTGTACGTGGGGGCCACCGCCAATCTGCGCGGCACCCTCAACACCTTCCTCGGTGACGCGGGCAACGGGCACGGCACCCAGCACGGCACCCCCTTCGTCATAGGGGTCGCGGGTTCGGTGGCGGTCGGCAAGTCGACGGTGGCGCGTCTGCTCCAGGCGCTGCTGGCCCGCTGGCCCGAGCACCCGCGGGTGGAGCTGGTCACCACCGACGGCTTCCTGTACCCGATGGCCGAGCTCGAGCGCCGCGGCCTGATGTCGCGCAAGGGCTTCCCCGAGTCGTACGACCGGCGGGCCCTGACCCGGTTCGTCGCGGACATCAAGGCGGGCAAGGACGAGGTCACCGCGCCCGTCTACTCGCACCTGATCTACGACATCGTGCCGGACGAGCGGCTCGTGGTGCGCCGCCCCGACATCCTGATCGTGGAGGGCCTCAACGTCCTCCAGCCCGCCCTGCCCGGCCAGGACGGCCGCACCCGGGTCGGCCTCGCGGACTACTTCGACTTCAGTGTGTACGTGGACGCGCGCACCGAGGACATCGAGACCTGGTACCTCAACCGCTTCCGCAAGCTGCGCGACACCGCATTCCAGAACCCGTTCTCGTACTTCCGCAAGTACACCCAGGTCTCCGAGGAGGAGGCGCTCGACTACGCGCGGACGACCTGGCGGACCATCAACCGGCCCAACCTGGTGGAGAATGTGGCGCCCACGCGCGGACGCGCCACGCTCGTCGTGCGCAAGGGACCGGACCACAAGATCCAGAAGATCTCGCTCCGCAAGCTCTGA
- a CDS encoding DUF389 domain-containing protein: MLHLRLIVPADRTEEVVRTIESTVGTAHLAVLSGAARNPVGDLVLCDVAREAGDELIAELRAIGLDRDGSIAVDHIDLSISKRADKAEAEAPGEGADAVLWESLTDATHEESTLSITYVAFLAVATMLAACGVMLDNAILIVGAMAVGPEFGPLAGISTALVRRAPRLVGRSLLALVVGFASAMLLTAGFGWLMEVLGLFDKSMIEAPRPNTAFIFRPDWMSFVVAFLAGIAGTLSLTSAKSGALIGVAISVTTVPAAANAAMAFSYQDYGQTWGSSWQLLANLAGIVLSGTLTLLAQKALWASQRKRQLP; encoded by the coding sequence GTGCTGCACCTGCGTCTGATCGTGCCCGCCGATCGCACCGAGGAGGTCGTGCGCACCATCGAGTCGACGGTGGGCACCGCACACCTGGCGGTGCTTTCGGGCGCGGCCCGCAATCCCGTCGGCGACCTCGTGCTGTGTGACGTGGCCCGTGAGGCGGGCGACGAGTTGATCGCCGAGCTGCGAGCGATCGGTCTCGACCGGGACGGTTCGATCGCCGTCGATCACATCGATCTTTCGATCTCGAAGCGGGCCGACAAGGCCGAGGCGGAGGCGCCCGGCGAGGGCGCGGACGCGGTCCTGTGGGAGTCGCTGACCGACGCCACCCACGAGGAGTCGACGCTGTCGATCACCTATGTGGCGTTCCTCGCCGTCGCGACGATGCTGGCGGCGTGCGGGGTGATGCTCGACAACGCGATCCTGATCGTGGGCGCGATGGCGGTGGGCCCCGAGTTCGGGCCGCTTGCCGGTATCTCCACCGCCCTGGTGCGCCGCGCCCCGCGCCTGGTGGGGCGCTCGCTGCTCGCGCTGGTCGTGGGCTTCGCCTCGGCGATGCTGCTCACCGCGGGCTTCGGCTGGCTGATGGAGGTGCTCGGGCTCTTCGACAAGTCGATGATCGAGGCGCCCCGGCCGAACACGGCGTTCATCTTCCGGCCCGACTGGATGTCGTTCGTCGTGGCGTTCCTGGCGGGCATCGCCGGAACGCTGTCCCTGACCTCCGCCAAGTCGGGCGCGCTGATCGGGGTGGCCATCTCGGTGACCACCGTCCCCGCCGCGGCCAACGCCGCGATGGCGTTCAGCTATCAGGACTACGGCCAGACCTGGGGCTCCAGTTGGCAACTGCTCGCCAACCTGGCCGGCATCGTCCTGTCCGGCACGCTGACGCTGCTCGCCCAGAAGGCGCTCTGGGCGAGTCAGCGCAAGCGTCAACTCCCTTAG
- the glmM gene encoding phosphoglucosamine mutase, whose product MGRLFGTDGVRGVANSDLTAELALGLSVAAAHVLAEAGTFEGHRPTAVVGRDPRASGEFLEAAVVAGLASAGVDVLRVGVLPTPAVAYLTGVLGADLGVMLSASHNAMPDNGVKFFARGGHKLADELEDRIESIYEQHRTGAPWERPTGAGVGRVRSYKEGFDRYVAHLIGVLPNRLDGLKVVLDEAHGAAARVSPEAFARAGAEVVTIGAEPDGLNINDGCGSTHLDLLKAAVVEHGADLGIAHDGDADRCLAVDAEGNEVDGDQILAVLALAMREAGTLRGNTVVGTVMSNLGFKIAMEGEGIQLVQTGVGDRYVLESMKEHGYALGGEQSGHVIILDHATTGDGTLTGLMLAARVAATRRTLADLAGVMTRLPQVLVNVPDVDKSRVATSAELGTAVAEAERELGATGRVLLRPSGTEPLVRVMVEAADIEQARSVAGRLADVVKSALG is encoded by the coding sequence GTGGGACGACTCTTCGGCACGGACGGCGTGCGCGGTGTCGCCAACTCGGATCTGACGGCCGAGCTCGCGCTCGGTCTGTCGGTCGCGGCGGCGCATGTGCTCGCCGAGGCGGGGACCTTCGAGGGGCATCGCCCGACCGCCGTGGTCGGGCGCGACCCCCGGGCGTCGGGAGAGTTTCTGGAGGCCGCGGTCGTCGCGGGCCTCGCGAGCGCGGGCGTGGACGTCCTGCGGGTCGGTGTGCTGCCCACCCCCGCGGTGGCGTACCTCACCGGTGTGCTGGGCGCCGACCTCGGCGTCATGCTCTCGGCCAGTCACAACGCCATGCCGGACAACGGTGTCAAGTTCTTCGCGCGCGGCGGCCACAAGCTCGCCGACGAGCTGGAGGACCGCATCGAGTCGATCTACGAGCAGCACCGCACGGGTGCCCCCTGGGAGCGTCCGACCGGTGCCGGCGTGGGCCGCGTCCGCTCGTACAAGGAGGGCTTCGACCGTTACGTGGCCCACCTCATCGGGGTGCTGCCCAACCGCCTCGACGGCCTGAAGGTCGTCCTGGACGAGGCGCACGGCGCGGCCGCCCGGGTCTCGCCGGAGGCGTTCGCGCGGGCCGGCGCCGAGGTCGTCACGATCGGTGCCGAGCCGGACGGGCTCAACATCAACGACGGCTGCGGCTCCACCCACCTCGACCTCCTCAAGGCGGCCGTCGTCGAGCACGGCGCCGACCTCGGCATCGCGCACGACGGCGACGCCGACCGCTGCCTGGCCGTGGACGCCGAGGGCAACGAGGTCGACGGCGACCAGATCCTCGCGGTGCTCGCGCTCGCCATGCGCGAGGCGGGCACGCTGCGCGGCAACACCGTCGTCGGCACCGTGATGTCGAACCTCGGCTTCAAGATCGCCATGGAGGGCGAGGGCATTCAGCTCGTCCAGACCGGCGTCGGCGACCGCTACGTCCTGGAGTCGATGAAGGAGCACGGCTACGCGCTGGGCGGCGAGCAGTCCGGCCACGTGATCATCCTGGACCACGCGACCACCGGTGACGGCACGCTGACCGGTCTGATGCTGGCCGCCCGCGTCGCCGCGACCCGCCGTACGCTCGCCGACCTCGCCGGGGTCATGACGCGCCTCCCGCAGGTCCTGGTCAACGTCCCCGACGTCGACAAGTCCCGGGTCGCCACCTCCGCCGAGCTCGGCACGGCCGTCGCCGAGGCCGAGCGCGAGCTGGGTGCCACCGGCCGGGTGCTGCTGCGGCCCTCGGGCACCGAGCCGCTGGTGCGCGTAATGGTGGAGGCCGCCGACATCGAGCAGGCCCGCTCGGTGGCCGGCCGTCTCGCCGACGTCGTCAAGTCGGCGCTCGGCTAA
- the rpsI gene encoding 30S ribosomal protein S9 — MAETTVETPVEGEETYAEVTTFESEVPVEGEYTTESMASRFGDPQPAAGLGRRKNAIARVRIVPGTGKWKINGRTLEDYFPNKVHQQEVNEPFKVLELDNRYDVIARISGGGVSGQAGALRLGVARALNEADVDNNRAALKKAGFLSRDDRAVERKKAGLKKARKAPQYSKR, encoded by the coding sequence GTGGCCGAGACCACTGTCGAGACCCCCGTCGAGGGCGAAGAGACCTACGCGGAGGTCACCACCTTCGAGTCCGAGGTCCCCGTCGAGGGCGAGTACACCACCGAGTCGATGGCGTCCCGCTTCGGCGACCCGCAGCCGGCCGCCGGCCTGGGCCGTCGCAAGAACGCCATCGCCCGTGTCCGGATCGTCCCGGGCACCGGCAAGTGGAAGATCAACGGGCGTACGCTCGAGGACTACTTCCCGAACAAGGTCCACCAGCAGGAAGTCAACGAGCCCTTCAAGGTGCTCGAGCTCGACAACCGCTACGACGTCATCGCCCGCATCTCGGGTGGCGGCGTGTCCGGTCAGGCCGGCGCCCTGCGCCTCGGCGTGGCCCGCGCGCTGAACGAGGCGGACGTGGACAACAACCGCGCCGCCCTCAAGAAGGCCGGCTTCCTCTCCCGCGACGACCGTGCGGTCGAGCGCAAGAAGGCCGGTCTCAAGAAGGCCCGTAAGGCTCCGCAGTACAGCAAGCGCTAA
- the rplM gene encoding 50S ribosomal protein L13: MRTYSPKPGDITRQWHVIDARDVVLGRLATTAANLLRGKHKPVYAPHMDMGDFVIIINADKVHLSGNKKTQKMAYRHSGYPGGLRSVRYDDLLANNPEKAVEKAIKGMIPKNTLGRQMISKLKVYSGDQHPHAAQQPVPFEITQVAQ; the protein is encoded by the coding sequence GTGCGTACGTACAGCCCCAAGCCCGGCGACATCACTCGCCAGTGGCACGTCATTGATGCCCGGGACGTCGTCCTGGGGCGTCTGGCGACCACCGCCGCGAACCTCCTCCGGGGCAAGCACAAGCCCGTCTATGCGCCCCACATGGACATGGGTGACTTCGTCATCATCATCAACGCCGACAAGGTTCACCTGTCCGGCAACAAGAAGACCCAGAAGATGGCCTACCGCCACTCCGGCTACCCGGGCGGTCTCCGTTCGGTGCGCTACGACGACCTCCTGGCGAACAACCCGGAGAAGGCCGTCGAGAAGGCCATCAAGGGCATGATCCCCAAGAACACCCTGGGCCGTCAGATGATTTCGAAGCTGAAGGTCTACTCGGGCGACCAGCACCCCCACGCTGCCCAGCAGCCGGTGCCGTTCGAGATCACCCAGGTCGCGCAGTAG
- a CDS encoding ABC-F family ATP-binding cassette domain-containing protein yields the protein MGHLEAAHLEYYLPDGRVLLGDASFRVAEGSVVALVGANGAGKTTLLRMISGELQPHGGSVSVSGGLGVMPQFVGSVRDERTVRDLLVSVAQPRIREAAAEVDAAEHLIMTVDDEAAQMKYAQALSDWAEARGYEAETVWDMCTMAALGMPYDKAQFREVRTLSGGEQKRLVLEALLRGPDEVLLLDEPDNYLDVPGKRWLEERLRETRKTVLFVSHDRELLSRAAERIVSLEPSPAGTDVWVHGAGFATYHQARRERFARFEELKRRWDEEHARLKALVLRLRNQAAISPDMASRYHAMQTRFKKFEEAGPPPEPPREQEITMRLRGGRTGVRALTCENLELTGLMKPFSLEVFYGERVAVLGSNGSGKSHFLRLLAGDASVAYTGNWKLGARVVPGHFAQTHAHPELLGRTLVDILWSEHAKDRGAAMSVLRRYELERQGDQPFEKLSGGQQARFQILLLELAGTTALLLDEPTDNLDLESAEALQDGLESYDGTVLAVTHDRWFSKSFDRYLVFGSDGVVRETSEPVWDERRVERAR from the coding sequence ATGGGACATCTTGAGGCTGCACACCTGGAGTACTACCTGCCGGACGGGCGGGTGCTGCTCGGCGACGCTTCGTTCCGGGTGGCGGAGGGCTCGGTGGTGGCCCTGGTCGGCGCCAACGGGGCCGGTAAGACGACGCTGTTGCGGATGATCTCCGGTGAGCTCCAGCCGCACGGCGGCTCGGTGTCGGTCAGCGGCGGCCTCGGTGTGATGCCGCAGTTCGTCGGCTCGGTGCGGGACGAGCGGACCGTACGCGACCTGCTGGTCTCCGTCGCCCAGCCCCGGATCAGGGAGGCCGCGGCCGAGGTCGACGCGGCCGAGCACCTGATCATGACGGTGGACGACGAGGCCGCGCAGATGAAGTACGCGCAGGCGCTCAGCGACTGGGCGGAGGCGCGCGGCTACGAGGCCGAGACGGTCTGGGACATGTGCACCATGGCCGCGCTCGGGATGCCGTACGACAAGGCCCAGTTCCGCGAGGTGCGCACCCTCAGCGGCGGTGAGCAGAAGCGGCTCGTCCTGGAGGCGCTGCTGCGCGGGCCCGACGAGGTGCTGCTCCTGGACGAACCGGACAACTATCTGGACGTGCCCGGCAAGCGCTGGCTCGAGGAGCGGCTGCGCGAGACCCGCAAGACCGTCCTGTTCGTCTCGCACGACCGGGAGCTGCTCTCCCGAGCCGCCGAGCGGATCGTGAGCCTGGAGCCGAGCCCGGCGGGCACGGACGTGTGGGTGCACGGCGCCGGATTCGCCACCTACCACCAGGCGCGCCGGGAGCGGTTCGCGCGCTTCGAGGAGCTCAAGCGGCGCTGGGACGAGGAGCACGCCCGCCTCAAGGCGCTGGTGCTGCGGCTGCGCAACCAGGCCGCGATCAGCCCCGACATGGCGTCCCGCTACCACGCGATGCAGACGCGCTTCAAGAAGTTCGAGGAGGCCGGGCCGCCGCCGGAGCCGCCGCGCGAGCAGGAGATCACCATGCGGCTGCGCGGCGGCCGCACCGGTGTGCGCGCCCTGACCTGCGAGAACCTTGAGCTGACCGGCCTGATGAAGCCGTTCTCGCTGGAGGTCTTCTACGGCGAGCGGGTCGCGGTCCTCGGCTCCAATGGCTCCGGGAAGTCGCACTTCCTGCGGCTGCTCGCGGGGGACGCGTCGGTGGCGTACACGGGGAACTGGAAGCTGGGCGCGCGGGTCGTGCCCGGGCACTTCGCGCAGACCCACGCCCACCCCGAGCTCCTCGGGCGCACCCTCGTCGACATCCTGTGGAGCGAACACGCCAAGGACCGTGGGGCCGCGATGTCGGTGCTGCGGCGTTACGAGCTGGAGCGCCAGGGCGACCAGCCCTTCGAGAAGCTCTCCGGCGGCCAGCAGGCCCGCTTCCAGATCCTCCTCCTCGAGCTGGCCGGCACCACCGCGCTCCTCCTGGACGAGCCGACGGACAACCTGGACCTGGAGTCCGCGGAAGCGCTCCAGGACGGTCTGGAGTCGTACGACGGGACCGTGCTCGCGGTGACCCACGACCGCTGGTTCTCCAAGTCGTTCGACCGCTATCTGGTCTTCGGCTCGGACGGAGTGGTGCGCGAGACGTCGGAGCCGGTGTGGGACGAGCGCCGGGTGGAGCGGGCCCGCTAA
- the truA gene encoding tRNA pseudouridine(38-40) synthase TruA, with product MSDEVEPGLVRVRLDLSYDGKDFSGWARQPLGRRTVQGEIEDALRTVTRSDVSYDLTVAGRTDAGVHARGQVAHVDLPQEVWAEHREKLLRRMAGRLPHDVRIWRIAEAPSGFNARFSAIWRRYAYRVTDNVGGVDPLLRGHVLWHDWELDVEAMNAASAALLGEHDFAAYCKKREGATTIRTLQELSWARGDDGIVTATVRADAFCHNMVRSLVGALLYVGDGHRGVEWPGKVLAAAVRDSSVHVVKPHGLTLEEVGYPADELLAARSKEARNLRTLPGSSGGGPGGCC from the coding sequence GTGAGTGATGAGGTGGAGCCCGGCCTCGTCCGGGTGCGGCTTGATCTGTCCTACGACGGCAAGGACTTCTCCGGCTGGGCCCGGCAGCCGCTGGGGCGCCGGACCGTACAGGGCGAGATTGAGGACGCGCTGCGCACGGTGACGCGCTCCGACGTGAGTTACGACCTGACGGTCGCCGGGCGTACGGACGCGGGAGTGCACGCGCGCGGCCAGGTCGCCCATGTCGACCTGCCGCAAGAGGTGTGGGCCGAGCACCGCGAGAAGCTGCTGCGGCGGATGGCGGGGCGGCTGCCGCACGATGTGCGGATCTGGCGGATCGCCGAGGCCCCGAGCGGGTTCAACGCGCGGTTCTCCGCCATCTGGCGCCGGTACGCCTACCGGGTGACCGACAACGTCGGCGGGGTGGACCCCCTGCTGCGCGGTCATGTCCTGTGGCACGACTGGGAGTTGGACGTCGAGGCGATGAACGCGGCGTCCGCGGCGCTGCTCGGCGAGCACGACTTCGCGGCGTACTGCAAGAAGCGCGAGGGCGCCACCACCATCCGCACCCTCCAGGAGCTGTCCTGGGCGCGCGGCGACGACGGGATCGTCACCGCGACGGTGCGCGCGGACGCCTTCTGCCACAACATGGTGCGCTCACTGGTGGGCGCGCTGCTGTACGTCGGTGACGGGCACCGGGGCGTGGAGTGGCCCGGCAAGGTCCTCGCGGCGGCGGTGCGCGACTCCTCCGTACACGTGGTCAAGCCGCACGGGCTGACCCTGGAGGAAGTCGGTTACCCCGCCGACGAGTTGCTCGCCGCGCGCAGCAAGGAGGCCCGCAACCTCCGTACCCTGCCCGGGAGTTCAGGCGGCGGGCCGGGCGGCTGCTGCTGA
- the rplQ gene encoding 50S ribosomal protein L17 yields MPRPAKGARLGGSAAHERLLLANLAKSLFEHGRITTTEAKARRLRPVAERLITKAKKGDIHNRRLVLQTITDKGIVHTLFTEIAPRYEERPGGYTRITKIGNRRGDNAPMAVIELVEGEIAKKATVAEAEAATVRAVKESDAKAADAENVEDAKPADEAKDA; encoded by the coding sequence ATGCCGCGTCCCGCAAAGGGTGCCCGCCTGGGCGGCAGCGCCGCGCACGAGCGTCTGCTCCTCGCCAACCTGGCGAAGTCGCTCTTCGAGCACGGCCGCATCACGACGACCGAGGCCAAGGCCCGCCGCCTGCGTCCGGTCGCCGAGCGCCTGATCACCAAGGCGAAGAAGGGCGACATCCACAACCGTCGCCTGGTGCTTCAGACGATCACCGACAAGGGCATCGTCCACACCCTCTTCACCGAGATCGCGCCCCGCTACGAGGAGCGTCCGGGTGGCTACACCCGTATCACCAAGATCGGCAACCGCCGTGGTGACAACGCTCCGATGGCCGTGATCGAGCTGGTCGAGGGCGAGATCGCCAAGAAGGCGACCGTCGCCGAGGCCGAGGCCGCCACCGTGCGCGCCGTCAAGGAGTCCGACGCCAAGGCCGCTGACGCCGAGAACGTCGAGGACGCCAAGCCGGCCGACGAGGCGAAGGACGCGTAA
- a CDS encoding DNA-directed RNA polymerase subunit alpha, whose translation MLIAQRPSLTEEVVDEYRSRFVIEPLEPGFGYTLGNSLRRTLLSSIPGAAVTSIRIDGVLHEFTTVPGVKEDVTDLILNIKQLVVSSEHDEPVVMYLRKQGPGLVTAADIAPPAGVEVHNPDLVLATLNGKGKLEMELTVERGRGYVSAVQNKQLGQEIGRIPVDSIYSPVLKVTYKVEATRVEQRTDFDKLIVDVETKQAMRPRDAMASAGKTLVELFGLARELNIDAEGIDMGPSPTDAALAADLALPIEELELTVRSYNCLKREGIHSVGELVARSEADLLDIRNFGAKSIDEVKAKLAGMGLALKDSPPGFDPTAAADAFGADDDADAGFVETEQY comes from the coding sequence ATGCTTATCGCTCAGCGCCCCTCGCTGACCGAAGAGGTCGTTGACGAGTACCGCTCGCGGTTCGTCATCGAGCCCCTGGAGCCCGGCTTCGGCTACACGCTCGGCAACTCCCTGCGTCGTACGCTCCTCTCCTCGATCCCCGGCGCCGCTGTCACCAGCATCCGGATCGACGGTGTCCTGCACGAGTTCACCACCGTGCCGGGCGTCAAGGAGGACGTCACCGACCTCATCCTCAACATCAAGCAGCTGGTCGTCTCCTCGGAGCACGACGAGCCGGTCGTGATGTACCTGCGCAAGCAGGGTCCCGGCCTGGTCACCGCTGCTGACATCGCCCCGCCGGCCGGTGTCGAGGTGCACAACCCCGACCTGGTGCTCGCCACGCTCAACGGCAAGGGCAAGCTGGAGATGGAGCTGACCGTCGAGCGCGGTCGCGGCTACGTCTCCGCCGTGCAGAACAAGCAGCTGGGCCAGGAGATCGGCCGCATCCCGGTCGACTCCATCTACTCCCCGGTGCTCAAGGTCACGTACAAGGTCGAGGCGACCCGTGTCGAGCAGCGCACCGACTTCGACAAGCTGATCGTCGACGTCGAGACCAAGCAGGCCATGCGTCCCCGTGACGCCATGGCGTCGGCCGGTAAGACCCTGGTCGAGCTGTTCGGTCTGGCGCGCGAGCTCAACATCGACGCCGAGGGCATCGACATGGGCCCGTCCCCGACGGACGCCGCCCTCGCCGCCGATCTCGCCCTGCCGATCGAGGAGCTTGAGCTCACCGTTCGGTCGTACAACTGCCTCAAGCGTGAGGGCATCCACTCCGTGGGTGAGCTCGTGGCGCGCTCCGAGGCGGACCTGCTCGACATCCGCAACTTCGGTGCGAAGTCGATCGACGAGGTCAAGGCGAAGCTGGCCGGTATGGGCCTCGCGCTGAAGGACTCGCCTCCCGGCTTCGACCCGACCGCCGCGGCTGACGCCTTCGGCGCCGATGATGACGCGGACGCCGGGTTCGTGGAGACCGAGCAGTACTAA
- the rpsK gene encoding 30S ribosomal protein S11, whose amino-acid sequence MPPKGRQGAAKKVRRKEKKNVAHGHAHIKSTFNNTIVSITDPSGNVISWASAGHVGFKGSRKSTPFAAQMAAESAARRAQEHGMRKVDVFVKGPGSGRETAIRSLQATGLEVGSIQDVTPTPHNGCRPPKRRRV is encoded by the coding sequence ATGCCCCCCAAGGGTCGTCAGGGCGCTGCCAAGAAGGTGCGCCGCAAGGAAAAGAAGAACGTCGCTCACGGCCACGCGCACATCAAGAGCACGTTCAACAACACCATCGTCTCGATCACGGACCCCTCGGGCAACGTGATCTCCTGGGCGTCCGCCGGCCACGTCGGCTTCAAGGGCTCCCGCAAGTCGACTCCGTTCGCCGCGCAGATGGCCGCCGAGTCGGCCGCCCGCCGCGCGCAGGAGCACGGCATGCGCAAGGTTGACGTCTTCGTCAAGGGCCCGGGTTCGGGTCGCGAGACCGCCATCCGTTCGCTTCAGGCGACCGGTCTTGAGGTCGGCTCCATCCAGGACGTCACCCCCACGCCGCACAACGGCTGCCGTCCCCCCAAGCGGAGGCGCGTCTGA
- the rpsM gene encoding 30S ribosomal protein S13: protein MARVSGVDIPREKRVEIALTYVFGIGRTRSKEILASTGVNPNTRVRDLAEEDLVKIREYVDANLRTEGDLRREVAADIRRKVEIGCYQGLRHRRGLPVHGQRTSTNARTRKGPRRAIAGKKKPGKK from the coding sequence ATGGCACGCGTTTCCGGTGTTGACATCCCGCGCGAAAAGCGCGTGGAGATCGCACTCACCTACGTCTTCGGTATCGGGCGCACCCGGTCCAAGGAGATCCTCGCCTCGACCGGCGTGAACCCGAACACCCGCGTTCGCGACCTGGCCGAAGAGGACCTGGTCAAGATCCGCGAGTACGTGGACGCCAACCTCCGTACCGAGGGTGACCTTCGCCGTGAGGTTGCCGCCGACATCCGCCGCAAGGTCGAGATCGGCTGCTACCAGGGTCTGCGCCACCGTCGTGGTCTGCCGGTCCACGGTCAGCGCACCAGCACGAACGCTCGTACCCGCAAGGGCCCGCGTCGCGCCATCGCCGGTAAGAAGAAGCCGGGCAAGAAGTAG
- the rpmJ gene encoding 50S ribosomal protein L36 — MKVKPSVKKICDKCKVIRRHGRVMVICDNLRHKQRQG; from the coding sequence ATGAAGGTCAAGCCGAGCGTCAAGAAGATCTGCGACAAGTGCAAGGTGATCCGCCGTCACGGCCGGGTCATGGTCATCTGCGACAACCTGCGCCACAAGCAGCGCCAGGGCTGA
- the infA gene encoding translation initiation factor IF-1, translated as MAKKQGAIEIEGTVIESLPNAMFKVELQNGHKVLAHISGKMRMHYIRILPDDRVVVELSPYDLTRGRIVYRYK; from the coding sequence GTGGCCAAGAAGCAAGGTGCCATCGAAATCGAGGGCACCGTGATCGAGTCCCTCCCGAACGCCATGTTCAAGGTGGAACTCCAGAACGGTCACAAAGTCCTCGCGCACATCAGCGGCAAGATGCGGATGCACTACATCCGTATCCTCCCGGATGACCGGGTCGTGGTGGAGCTCTCTCCGTACGACCTGACGCGTGGCCGGATCGTCTACCGGTACAAGTAG
- the map gene encoding type I methionyl aminopeptidase produces MVEIKTPEQIAKMREAGLVVAAIHAATREAAVPGSTTKDLDEVARKVIAEHGAKSNFLGYGGFPATICTSVNEVVVHGIPDDKTVLKDGDIISIDAGAIIDGWHGDAAYTAFVGSGHAPELVELSRVTEESMWAGIAAVKKGNKLIDVSRAIESYIRRQPRPATGKYGIVEDYGGHGIGSEMHMDPHLLNYVDKRRMLGRHNPKLVPGFCLAIEPMVSLGTPRTEVLEDDWTVITTDGSWSSHWEHSVALTENGPLVLTMPDGGKAKLAEYGVTTAPDPLG; encoded by the coding sequence ATGGTGGAGATCAAGACCCCCGAGCAGATCGCGAAGATGCGCGAGGCGGGACTGGTCGTCGCCGCGATCCACGCCGCCACCCGCGAGGCAGCCGTGCCGGGGTCCACGACGAAGGACCTGGACGAGGTGGCCCGCAAGGTCATCGCCGAGCACGGGGCGAAGTCCAACTTCCTGGGCTACGGCGGCTTCCCCGCCACGATCTGCACCTCGGTCAACGAGGTCGTCGTCCACGGCATCCCGGACGACAAGACCGTCCTGAAGGACGGCGACATCATCTCCATCGACGCCGGCGCGATCATCGACGGCTGGCACGGCGACGCCGCGTACACCGCCTTCGTCGGCAGCGGGCACGCGCCCGAGCTGGTCGAGCTCTCCCGGGTGACCGAGGAGTCGATGTGGGCCGGCATCGCCGCGGTGAAGAAGGGCAACAAGCTCATCGACGTCTCGCGCGCGATCGAGTCGTACATCCGCCGCCAGCCCCGCCCCGCGACCGGTAAGTACGGGATCGTCGAGGACTACGGGGGCCACGGCATCGGGTCCGAGATGCACATGGACCCGCACCTCCTGAACTACGTCGACAAGCGCCGGATGCTCGGTCGTCACAACCCCAAGCTCGTCCCCGGCTTCTGCCTGGCGATCGAGCCCATGGTCTCCCTGGGCACGCCCCGCACGGAGGTCCTGGAGGACGACTGGACGGTCATCACCACGGACGGTTCCTGGTCCTCGCACTGGGAGCACTCGGTCGCCCTGACGGAGAACGGCCCGCTGGTCCTGACGATGCCGGACGGCGGCAAGGCCAAGCTCGCGGAGTACGGGGTCACGACGGCCCCGGACCCGCTGGGCTGA